From the genome of Bacteroides sp. MSB163, one region includes:
- a CDS encoding nucleotidyltransferase family protein: MKTTEEILNILREFKHTAGDKYGIEQIALFGSAARGELREDSDIDVCVKPRKAIDYFTLQDVREELEKLFQRKVDLLTLHENMRQLFRQNIERDAIYV, encoded by the coding sequence ATCCTACGCGAGTTCAAGCATACTGCGGGTGATAAGTACGGAATAGAGCAGATAGCTTTGTTCGGCTCTGCTGCACGTGGTGAGCTACGGGAAGACAGTGATATTGATGTTTGCGTGAAGCCACGCAAGGCTATCGATTACTTCACTCTGCAAGATGTCAGGGAAGAACTTGAGAAACTGTTTCAACGTAAGGTTGATTTATTAACTCTGCATGAGAATATGCGACAGCTATTCCGGCAAAATATTGAGCGAGATGCAATTTACGTCTAA
- a CDS encoding HepT-like ribonuclease domain-containing protein yields the protein MQFTSKEELADMLRFVERQTVFTIETTAKVEIYHDFLASQEAMVLFNSTCMCLQTIGETIRRVDERTSGRLFACYPETPWKKVIGMRNIISHEYLSIDPQVIFATVKTRLNPLLSDLRRVLSDIDAGLRDEELK from the coding sequence ATGCAATTTACGTCTAAAGAAGAACTGGCAGATATGCTTCGTTTTGTTGAACGCCAAACGGTGTTTACCATTGAGACTACTGCAAAGGTAGAAATCTATCATGACTTTCTTGCTTCTCAGGAGGCCATGGTATTATTTAATTCTACCTGTATGTGTTTACAAACCATTGGTGAAACTATTCGTAGAGTTGATGAACGCACAAGTGGAAGACTTTTTGCCTGTTATCCCGAAACACCTTGGAAGAAGGTAATAGGTATGCGCAATATCATTTCGCACGAATATCTTTCAATTGATCCGCAAGTGATTTTTGCCACAGTGAAAACTCGTCTTAATCCGCTTTTATCTGATCTACGCCGGGTATTGTCTGATATTGATGCCGGTTTGAGAGATGAGGAATTGAAATAA